The sequence GTACCCTTTCTGGTACTCGAACTTGTCGACGGCTTTCATCAGACCGATGTTGCCTTCCTGGATCAGGTCGAGGAAAGGGAGGCCGCGGTTGGTGTAGCGCTTGGCGATGGAGACGACGAGACGGAGGTTGGACTTCGCCATCCGTGTCTTCGCCGTTTCGGAAATCGCCTTACCGCGTTTGATCTGCTCGAGGATGTCCGAGAGCTTTTCGGGTTCCATATTGAAGCCGCCTTTGGAGGCCTCTTTGGTCTGGATCAGCTTCTTGATCTCCATATAGGTACCGACCATCGTCGCTTCGGGGACCCGCGCAGCGATATCCTCTTTGGTGAGATCGGTAATGTTGTCGAGGATCTCTCTGTGGTTCTTGCGCAGCAGGTCGTTGAAGAGCGGAAGCTTGTACTCGAGGCGCTTGAGCTCTTTTTCAAACCCTTCGTCACTTTTGAGGGAGGTCTCCATCGATTTGACGAGTTCGTTGATGAGCTTGGAGGTCGGTCCGAGGTCGAGCAGTTTCTCTTTCAGGATCTTCTTTTTGAAGCTGGCCGTCAGGAAGAAGAGGACGATCTCTTCGTTGAGTTCGCCGTCTTCAGCGCCTTCGGGGAGCTTCTCGGAAGATTTCTGCCACTCTTTTTTCGCTTTTTCGAGGGCCTTGAAGCTGCTGACAACGAGTTCGACGCGCTTTTTGTCCTTGGCGCTGACTTTCTTCTCTGCGCCTTCGTCATCGTCGTTGTCGTTATCATCGTCACCGTCGTCCTTTTCGTCTTCAAAGCTTTTGAAGAGCTCTTTGACGCGGCGTTCGCGGTTGATCAGCGGTTCTTTGTAGTCGAGGATGAAATCGATCAGGTAGGGAACGGAACAGATCGCATCGATAATGATGCTTTCACCGAACTCGATCTTTTTGGAGATCTCGATCTCCTCTTCCTTGGTCAGAAGCGGGATCTGTCCCATTTCACGCAGGTACATCCGTACCGGGGAGTCGGAGCGGGACCACTCCATCAGCTCGTGCTGTTTGAGGATGTCGAACTCTTCGCCGCTGGCGTTCTCAATGAGTTTGCGCTGCGCGTCACGGCGTGCTTCTGCTTCCTGCTCGTTCATGAGCTTGGCATGCTCCGAAGCCGTGTAGAGGCAGCGCTTGTTTTTCTCGGCAAGCTTCAGGACGCTTTTGGCCTGGGCCGCTGTCGGGTTTTTCTCAAAAAGTTCCGATACTGCCTCGTAGGTGATACAGTTTTCGGAGGAGTGATCGACAAAAAGGGTTTCGAGGGCTTTATTGAGTTCTTTTGCGGTCATCGGGGGAAAAGCTCCTGGAATAGTGTATTAGGGCGTTTCGGCTTCTCCCGCTTCCGGGAGGGCCGGGCCTGTGGGTTTTGAGTTAAGTGGGGATTATACTTTATAGAGGCTTAGTCTTTGCTTTCTTACAAAAATGAAGTGGCGCTTAAAGGAAGCATATTAATTAATATTACAGGTGATTCAACCCCCTTTGAGGGATTTTGGATATAATCGCACCAAAAATTGCAGGATCTTCTATGAGCACACTCGAAGGAAAAGTCTGGCGGTTCGGCCAGGATATCGACACGGACCTGATTATCGCCGCACGCTATCTTAATACGTCCGATCCCAAGGAACTCGCGAAGCATGTAATGGAGGACGCCGATCCGGATTTCGTTTCGAAAATGGTCCCGGGTGACATCATCGTCGCCGGCAACAACTTCGGCTGCGGTTCGTCCCGCGAACATGCACCGATCGCCCTGAAAGCTGCCGGCGTCGCCGCCGTGATCGCCCCGACGTTTGCACGTATCTTCTACCGCAACGCCTTTAACATGGGGCTGCCGATCTTCGAGCTGGAAGAGAGCGCCGAGATTGCCGAAGGCGATATCGTCTCCGTCGATATGGACAAGGGGACGGTCACGGACAAAACGACCGGGAAGAGCTACGCTTTTACCCCGATTCCGCCGTTTATGCAGGAGCTGCTCTCTGCCGGCGGCTTGATGAATTATGCCGAAGAAGAAGTCAAAGCAGGAGGTAAAGCATGAAAACCTATAACATTGCCCTGATCAAAGGGGACGGGATCGGTCCGGAGATCATTGACGAGGCGGTCAAAGTTCTGGATGCCGTCGCCGCGCGGTTCGACTTTTCCCTGCGTTATGAAGAGGTCCTGATGGGCGGCAGCGCCTACGACGTCACCGGCGACCCGCTCCCGCAGGAGACTATCAATGTCTCCCTGAACTCGGATGCGGTCCTTTTCGGCGCCATCGGCGGCGAAAAATGGGACAACCTGCCGCGCGAGAAGCGCCCGGAGAGCGGTCTGCTGCGTTTCCGCAAAGAGCTCGGCGTCTTCGCCAACCTGCGCCCGGCCGTCGTCTACGACGAACTGGTCAACGCCAGCTCCCTCAAGCCCGAAATCGTCAAAGGCGTCGACCTGATGGTTGTGCGCGAACTGATCGGCGGGATCTATTTCGGCGAACCGAAGGGCTGGGAAGGGGACAAGGCCTACAACACGATGGTCTACACCAAGCCTGAAGTCGTGCGTATCGCCCATACGGCCTTCAAGATCGCGATGGAGCGTAACAAGAAGGTCTGTTCCGTCGACAAGGCAAACGTGCTTGATGTCTCCCAGATGTGGCGCGAAACCGTTGAAGAGGTTGCCAAGGAGTATCCGGAAGTCTCCCTGTCGCACATGTATGTCGACAATGCCGCGATGCAGCTCATCCGCGATCCGAAACAGTTCGACGTCATCCTGACCGGCAACATTTTCGGCGACATCCTCAGTGACGAAGCGAGCATGCTTTCCGGCTCCATCGGGCTGCTGCCCTCCGCGTCCGTCGGCGCGAAGATCGGCGTGTATGAGCCGATCCACGGCTCCGCACCGGACATCGCGGGGCAGGGGATTGCCAACCCGATCGCGACGATTGCCAGTGCCTCGATGATGCTCCGCTTCGCCCTGGGCGAAAACGAGGCGGCAGACCGTATCGACGCGGCCATCAAGCACGCGCTCAAAGACGGTTACCGTACGCGCGACCTCGCCAACTACGACGCCAAAGAGCTCTGCTCCACCAGTGAAATGGGCGACATCATCGCCAACTACGCGGCCAAAGAATGAAAGAGTACCGGGTACTGATCGATTGTCGTGACGAAAAAGGGCTCGTCTACAAAGTCTCGAGTATCTTTTTCAAGTACGACCTGAACATCCTCTCCAACAGCGAGTTCGTCGACAGCGAAACAAACCTCTTCTTTATGCGCAGCGTCGTCAGCGGTTTCATCGACGGGAACGACCTCGAAAAGGAGCTCCGCGCCGTGCTGCCCGAAAAGGCGAACCTGCGTATCATCGCCCCGGAGAAGAAAAACATCGTCCTGATGGTTACGAAGGAGTCCCATGCGCTGGGGGACCTGCTGATCCGCTACGAGGCCGGTGAACTCGATGCCAACATCCTCGGGGTCGTTTCCAACTACGACCTGCTCCAACCGCTGATCGAGAAGTTCGGCATCCCTTTTTATACGGTGTCGCACGAGGGGCTCAGCCGCGACGAGCACGAACAGAAGGTGCTCGAGTGCCTGGCCGGCTTCGGCGAGATCGACTATATCGTCCTGGCGAAGTACATGCGTATCCTGACCCCGAACTTCGTCGAGGCCTACGCCAACAAGATCCTTAACATCCACCACTCCTTCCTGCCGGCATTTATCGGGGCAAACCCCTACAAGCAGGCCTATGAGCGCGGGGTGAAGATCATCGGGGCAACGGCGCACTTCGTCAACAACGACCTCGACGAAGGACCGATCATCTCCCAGGACGTCAAGCACGTCGACCATGCCCACAACTGGCAGGAGATGCAGCGCCTCGGACGCGATATTGAGAAGATCGTCCTCTCCCGTGCCCTGCGCCTGGCCCTCGAGGACCGTATCTTCGTCTACGGGAACCGGACCGTTATTTTTTAACTAAACGCCAAATGAACAAAGTCCATTTGTCTACGCTGCCGCTAAGGCTACTTCGGCAGTAGGCCCACGCGCTTTGCGCTTTTAAAGGCACTCATGTTTAACATCGTCCTCGTCCATCCCCAGATCCCCAACAACACCGGTGCCATCGGGCGCCTCTGCGTCAACACGGGCGCCACGCTGCACCTGATCGAACCGCTGGGGTTTGATATCAGCGAAAAGGCGGTCAGAAGGGCGGGACTGGATTACTGGCACAAGATCGACCTGCACGTCTGGGAGAGCCTGGAGGCTTTTACCGCGGCGCATCCCGATGCCGCACGCTACCACCTGGCGACGACCAAAACAAAACAGCCCTACTTTGAGCATACCTTCAACGCGGGGGACTACCTCTTTTTCGGCAGCGAGACCGCCGGGATCCCGGCCGATGTTCTCAATGCGCACCCGGAAGCCTGTATGACGATCCCCATGACGCGGGAGGGGCGCAGCCTCAACCTGGCGATCAGCTGCGGGATTATCCTCTACAAAGCGATTGAGCAGAATTTTGAGACCTACAAGGAGATGATGTGAACGGAGTAATCGATACGATCATGCTGATCCTCTTCGTGCTTTTCATGTTTGTGATTTTCGGCGGTTACCATCGCCAGAAATTCGAAGAGCGCGAAGCGGAGGAGAAACGCAAAGAGGCAGAGGATACGGACACATCCTCCGATACAAAGGCCTAGGCTCAGAGCAGCCTGTCCGCCAGTCTTTCCAGAGAGTGTTCGAACTTCTCAAACCATGATTCCGCTTTTCTGATCATCTGTGCCATGGGTGCTCCCTTTGTCATTTGATTTGACCCATTTTAGGTCCAGGCGACATCTTTCTTTTAAAATATTGCAATTTGACATATAAATTTGCTACGATCTCTCATCGTTATAGGATTATGCTGTAGAAAACAACGCGTAAAACAAGGAGCCGAAAATGAAAGAGTTTGCCGACATCGTTGAGGAGATCAAGGATATCGTTTCCGGCGAGCTTCCGGGAAAAAAGGTGTTTGACAAGGATGTCGCGTCACTGCTCGGGATCTCTCAGATGAACTTTGCCACCCTGAAAAAACGCAACAAGATCCCCTATGAGGAGCTGCTCAATTTCTGCGCCAAGCGTTCCATCGCGATCAACTGGCTGCTGTTCGGGCAGTCACCCGAGAGCCTCATCGAACCGACCAACAAGTTCTACATGGTCCGCTACTTCAGCGAGATCAGCGCTTCCGCCGGCGGCGGGGCGGATGTGTTTGACGAGGGCTCCGAACCGATGATGCTCAGTGCTAATTTCGTGCAGACGCTGGGCGGGGAGCAGGAGCTGCGCTACATCGAGGCGATCAATGTCAGCGGCGATTCGATGGAGCCGACCTTCAGCTACGGCGACATTATCTTTGTCAACCGGAGCAAAAAGGATATCGGCCGGGGCGGGATTTTTACCATCAATACCGAAGGCGGCCTCTTCATCAAACGCCTCCACAAGCGAATA is a genomic window of Sulfurimonas sp. HSL1-2 containing:
- the rpoD gene encoding RNA polymerase sigma factor RpoD; the protein is MTAKELNKALETLFVDHSSENCITYEAVSELFEKNPTAAQAKSVLKLAEKNKRCLYTASEHAKLMNEQEAEARRDAQRKLIENASGEEFDILKQHELMEWSRSDSPVRMYLREMGQIPLLTKEEEIEISKKIEFGESIIIDAICSVPYLIDFILDYKEPLINRERRVKELFKSFEDEKDDGDDDNDNDDDEGAEKKVSAKDKKRVELVVSSFKALEKAKKEWQKSSEKLPEGAEDGELNEEIVLFFLTASFKKKILKEKLLDLGPTSKLINELVKSMETSLKSDEGFEKELKRLEYKLPLFNDLLRKNHREILDNITDLTKEDIAARVPEATMVGTYMEIKKLIQTKEASKGGFNMEPEKLSDILEQIKRGKAISETAKTRMAKSNLRLVVSIAKRYTNRGLPFLDLIQEGNIGLMKAVDKFEYQKGYKFSTYATWWIRQAISRAIADQARTIRIPIHMIETINRINKIMRKYLQENGKEPDVETIAEEVGLSVEKVKNVIKITKEPISLEAPIGSEEDGRFGDFIEDRTSLSPSDAILKDDLKVQIEGVLEQLNEREKAVIKMRFGIMDDESDRTLEEIGKELNVTRERVRQIESSAIKKLKHPKVGRKLKNYIEE
- a CDS encoding 3-isopropylmalate dehydratase small subunit, with product MSTLEGKVWRFGQDIDTDLIIAARYLNTSDPKELAKHVMEDADPDFVSKMVPGDIIVAGNNFGCGSSREHAPIALKAAGVAAVIAPTFARIFYRNAFNMGLPIFELEESAEIAEGDIVSVDMDKGTVTDKTTGKSYAFTPIPPFMQELLSAGGLMNYAEEEVKAGGKA
- the leuB gene encoding 3-isopropylmalate dehydrogenase, encoding MKTYNIALIKGDGIGPEIIDEAVKVLDAVAARFDFSLRYEEVLMGGSAYDVTGDPLPQETINVSLNSDAVLFGAIGGEKWDNLPREKRPESGLLRFRKELGVFANLRPAVVYDELVNASSLKPEIVKGVDLMVVRELIGGIYFGEPKGWEGDKAYNTMVYTKPEVVRIAHTAFKIAMERNKKVCSVDKANVLDVSQMWRETVEEVAKEYPEVSLSHMYVDNAAMQLIRDPKQFDVILTGNIFGDILSDEASMLSGSIGLLPSASVGAKIGVYEPIHGSAPDIAGQGIANPIATIASASMMLRFALGENEAADRIDAAIKHALKDGYRTRDLANYDAKELCSTSEMGDIIANYAAKE
- the purU gene encoding formyltetrahydrofolate deformylase → MKEYRVLIDCRDEKGLVYKVSSIFFKYDLNILSNSEFVDSETNLFFMRSVVSGFIDGNDLEKELRAVLPEKANLRIIAPEKKNIVLMVTKESHALGDLLIRYEAGELDANILGVVSNYDLLQPLIEKFGIPFYTVSHEGLSRDEHEQKVLECLAGFGEIDYIVLAKYMRILTPNFVEAYANKILNIHHSFLPAFIGANPYKQAYERGVKIIGATAHFVNNDLDEGPIISQDVKHVDHAHNWQEMQRLGRDIEKIVLSRALRLALEDRIFVYGNRTVIF
- a CDS encoding tRNA (cytidine(34)-2'-O)-methyltransferase, which produces MFNIVLVHPQIPNNTGAIGRLCVNTGATLHLIEPLGFDISEKAVRRAGLDYWHKIDLHVWESLEAFTAAHPDAARYHLATTKTKQPYFEHTFNAGDYLFFGSETAGIPADVLNAHPEACMTIPMTREGRSLNLAISCGIILYKAIEQNFETYKEMM
- a CDS encoding LexA family transcriptional regulator, which translates into the protein MKEFADIVEEIKDIVSGELPGKKVFDKDVASLLGISQMNFATLKKRNKIPYEELLNFCAKRSIAINWLLFGQSPESLIEPTNKFYMVRYFSEISASAGGGADVFDEGSEPMMLSANFVQTLGGEQELRYIEAINVSGDSMEPTFSYGDIIFVNRSKKDIGRGGIFTINTEGGLFIKRLHKRIDGKIDIISDNKEYPVQTASPDAIEIIGRVVGRFGQVD